Proteins encoded in a region of the Zea mays cultivar B73 chromosome 2, Zm-B73-REFERENCE-NAM-5.0, whole genome shotgun sequence genome:
- the LOC100284672 gene encoding ATPUP5: MDKEGDGHHHHAIRVPSPDNIAMVEETSQPNGAPSLRRKAGEMIATSLETYRSKPFSFWLLLFLSSGAMLTAFPASSLLSRLYYNEGGQSKWILSWAAVAGWPLPALLLLPLYLLGRASPTPLSLSLCSWYVLLGLLSAADNLMYAWAYAYLPASTASLVAASSLAFSALFGRAIAKNRLNMSSLNAVVVITAGVVIVALDSGSDRPPGVTPRQYALGFVLDVLGSALHGLIFALSELVFARALGRRSFHVVLEQQAAVSLCAFAFTSAGLAVAEGFPAMRRESARFAHGGQPAYANLMVWTALTFQLGVLGGTGVLFLASTVLAGVLNAVRVPLTSIAAVIWFHDPMSGFKILALVITVWGFASYILGHSSFRKT; the protein is encoded by the exons ATGGACAAGGAAGGCGACGGCCACCACCACCACGCCATCCGAGTCCCATCCCCAG ATAACATAGCAATGGTGGAGGAGACATCGCAGCCAAATGGCGCACCGTCGCTGAGACGGAAAGCAGGCGAGATGATCGCCACCTCCCTGGAGACGTACCGGAGCAAGCCCTTCTCCTTCTGGCTACTCCTGTTCCTGAGCAGCGGCGCCATGCTCACCGCGTTCCCGGCGTCGAGCCTCCTGTCGCGGCTCTACTACAACGAGGGCGGGCAGAGCAAGTGGATCCTGTCGTGGGCGGCCGTCGCCGGCTGGCCCCTGCCCGCGCTGCTCCTGCTGCCGCTGTATCTCCTCGGCAGGGCGTCGCCGACGCCGCTGTCGCTGTCGCTGTGCTCCTGGTACGTGCTCCTTGGGCTCCTCAGCGCCGCCGACAACCTCATGTACGCGTGGGCCTACGCGTACCTCCCGGCGTCCACGGCCTCGCTCGTCGCCGCGTCGTCGCTCGCCTTCTCCGCGCTCTTCGGCCGCGCCATCGCCAAGAACCGGCTCAACATGTCCTCGCTCAACGCCGTCGTCGTGATCACGGCGGGCGTGGTGATCGTCGCGCTGGACTCCGGGTCGGACAGGCCCCCCGGCGTCACGCCCCGCCAGTACGCGCTCGGCTTCGTCCTGGACGTGCTCGGGTCGGCGCTCCACGGCCTCATCTTCGCGCTCTCCGAGCTCGTCTTCGCCAGGGCCCTCGGTAGGCGCTCGTTCCACGTGGTGCTGGAGCAGCAGGCGGCGGTGTCGCTCTGCGCCTTCGCCTTCACCTCCGCGGGCCTCGCCGTCGCGGAGGGCTTCCCGGCCATGCGGCGCGAGTCGGCACGGTTTGCGCACGGTGGCCAGCCGGCGTACGCGAACTTGATGGTGTGGACGGCACTCACGTTCCAGCTGGGCGTCCTCGGAGGCACCGGCGTGCTGTTCCTGGCGTCCACTGTCCTCGCCGGCGTGCTGAACGCTGTCAGGGTGCCCCTGACGAGCATCGCCGCGGTGATCTGGTTCCATGACCCCATGAGTGGCTTCAAGATCTTGGCTCTGGTCATCACGGTGTGGGGGTTCGCGTCCTATATTCTTGGACACTCCTCTTTTAGAAAAACGTAA